The sequence below is a genomic window from Gammaproteobacteria bacterium.
CAGGGTAAAGCCGGGACGCGAGGCGATGCTGCCGTCCAGCACGATTTCGCCCTGGGTGACAGGTTCAAATCCGGCGATGGCACGCAGTACAGTGGTTTTGCCGCAGCCGCTGGAACCCAGCAGACAAGCGATGCAACCTTTGTTTACGTGCAGGCTGAAGTCCTGAATAACCGGCGTGGCGTCGTAGCGGCATTCGATGTTGTTGATGTTGAGCAGGGCTGTCATGGTGGGGGCTGGGCGGGAGAAAAAATCAACGATAGTGGCAAGAGCCGGATTTGTCCATGCCGGGGTGGTGAAGATGTTGTTTGGGCCCTCCGTGGTGACAAGGCGTTCATTCCACCAGCGTTTTCAGCCGGTACAGTGTTTCCAGCGCCTGCCGCGGGCTGAGGTTGTCCACGTCCAGGGTCTTCAGTTCGGTGACCGCCGGGTTG
It includes:
- a CDS encoding ATP-binding cassette domain-containing protein, whose product is MTALLNINNIECRYDATPVIQDFSLHVNKGCIACLLGSSGCGKTTVLRAIAGFEPVTQGEIVLDGSIASRPGFTL